The following proteins come from a genomic window of Salvia hispanica cultivar TCC Black 2014 chromosome 4, UniMelb_Shisp_WGS_1.0, whole genome shotgun sequence:
- the LOC125221344 gene encoding protein NODULATION SIGNALING PATHWAY 2, which translates to MVMDLGFPIFDYSTTTYTTTMTASSTDEGCNWNAWSPVVDWKALSGDQEDFQNLIDSMIDENVVLHPIDQLEETEEEEEEYNNLSPEYNMAEAEDSKGLRLIHLLTAAAEAVVGPNECRGLARVILVRLKELVSPTDGTNMERLAAYFTDALQALLDAAAGGKHPLGVEHHRTDVLAAFQLLQDMSPYVKFGHFTANQAILEAVAFYLDISRL; encoded by the coding sequence ATGGTGATGGACCTCGGCTTTCCAATCTTCGATTATAGCACGACCACGTACACGACCACCATGACAGCCTCGTCCACGGACGAGGGCTGCAACTGGAACGCCTGGTCGCCGGTGGTCGACTGGAAGGCGCTCTCCGGTGACCAGGAAGACTTCCAAAACCTCATTGATTCCATGATTGATGAAAATGTAGTGTTGCACCCTATTGATCAACTTGAAGAaacagaggaggaagaagaagagtaCAACAATTTATCCCCGGAGTACAACATGGCGGAGGCCGAGGACTCGAAGGGGCTGCGACTCATCCACCTCCTCACGGCGGCAGCGGAGGCGGTGGTGGGCCCCAACGAGTGCCGCGGATTGGCCAGGGTGATATTGGTTCGGCTCAAGGAGTTGGTGTCGCCAACCGACGGCACCAACATGGAGAGGCTCGCGGCCTACTTCACCGACGCCTTGCAAGCTCTGCTCGACGCCGCCGCCGGAGGAAAACATCCCCTCGGCGTCGAGCACCACCGGACCGACGTCCTCGCGGCGTTCCAATTGCTGCAGGACATGTCCCCTTATGTCAAATTTGGCCATTTCACGGCCAATCAAGCCATATTGGAGGCCGTGGCCTTCTATTTGGACATCTCAAGATTGTGA
- the LOC125219201 gene encoding phosphatidylinositol 4-phosphate 5-kinase 1-like, whose translation MKVESEFHQKMDGQTKLTRTNSSLLRSSPTIRSSIHSLSSVSEIAPDSDAEDLEEQKPHSRPLPPPFRSGAAPVAAASLLLLYALFAFLTSDDLATSENLLSALIFVAVLLFLLSRNKGFVSRNVNLLKQICDEYGKRLGFVPRNQSKPVQWFIGEAESEELESRKIVREGVEFYSNGDFYEGEFHKGTCNGSGVYNYFVNGRYEGDWIDGKYDGYGIESWARGSRYRGQYRQGLRHGFGVYKFYTGDSYAGEWCNGQSHGVGAQTCGDGSCFVGEFKCGVKHGLGCYHFRNGDRYAGEYFGDKIHGFGVYHFANGHFYQGSWHEGRKQGFGMYTFRNGDARCGEWDNGSLSIPLTPLTDAVLRAVQAARKTAENAIHLRRVDEQVNKAVVAANRASTAARVAAIKAVQNRIHGQFCDTNL comes from the exons ATGAAAGTGGAGAGCGAATTTCATCAGAAAATGGACGGTCAGACGAAGCTCACTCGGACGAATTCCTCACTCCTCCGCTCATCCCCCACCATCCGCTCATCCATCCACAGCTTGTCTTCTGTGAGCGAGATCGCGCCCGATTCCGACGCGGAGGATCTCGAGGAGCAGAAGCCCCACAGCAGGCCGCTTCCACCTCCGTTTCGCTCCGGCGCGGCGCCGGTGGCCGCCGcctccctcctcctcctctacGCGCTCTTCGCCTTCCTCACTTCGGACGATTTAGCCACTTCGGAGAATCTGCTCTCAGCTTTAATTTTCGTGGCGGTGTTGCTGTTCCTGTTGTCGAGAAACAAGGGTTTCGTGAGCAGGAATGTGAATTTGTTGAAGCAAATTTGCGATGAGTATGGGAAGAGGTTAGGGTTTGTGCCGAGAAATCAGTCGAAGCCTGTGCAATGGTTCATCGGCGAGGCGGAATCGGAGGAATTGGAGAGTAGGAAGATTGTTCGGGAAGGTGTGGAGTTTTACAGCAATGGCGATTTCTACGAAGGGGAGTTTCATAAGGGGACGTGTAATGGGAGCGGTGTGTACAATTACTTTGTGAATGGGAGGTATGAAGGGGATTGGATCGATGGGAAATACGATGGGTATGGGATCGAGAGCTGGGCGAGAGGGAGCAGGTACAGAGGGCAGTATCGGCAGGGTTTGCGCCATGGATTTGGAGTTTATAAGTTTTACACAGGGGATTCGTATGCTGGAGAGTGGTGCAATGGGCAGAGCCATGGCGTTGGAGCTCAGACTTGCGGCGATGGGAGCTGCTTCGTCGGCGAGTTCAAATGTGGGGTTAAGCATGGCCTTGGATGCTACCATTTCAG GAATGGAGATAGATACGCCGGTGAGTACTTTGGGGATAAAATCCATGGCTTCGGGGTGTATCACTTCGCCAACGGCCATTTCTACCAAGGGTCGTGGCACGAGGGCCGGAAGCAAGGCTTCGGAATGTACACCTTCCGAAATGGAGATGCCAGATGTGGAGAATGGGATAATGGCAGTCTCAGTATCCCACTCACCCCACTCACTGATGCAGTTCTGCGAGCGGTTCAG GCTGCTAGGAAGACTGCGGAGAATGCAATCCACCTCCGCCGGGTTGATGAGCAAGTGAACAAGGCTGTGGTGGCCGCGAACAGGGCTTCCACCGCTGCCAGAGTCGCTGCCATCAAAGCTGTTCAGAATAGGATTCATGGGCAATTTTGTGATACTAACTTGTGA
- the LOC125224211 gene encoding uncharacterized protein LOC125224211 isoform X1, whose product MSYTKEQLLTRLQELQIGFSQYEHPVVLTVEAQIVIDAKLLVLAYSSQSTQCWHPVIRRTRNKRYYIVSALADTEVDLKVLSQRLGLGKGGVRMAPEEALSEILHVPLCCVTPFALVNESARHVSLLLDKGFKSQECCFFHPLSNDMSIALNAHDLDKFLNSIGKTPAYVDLEATPTVGKDQPPDLASLVPSDALVSANPPVAQESSKGLEKNHTSADKQPVIGADNIQEHGIYRRLQSGHSSSAKENTHFHVGEVADIWSGMATCLPAASAAGTSCLQRELGWIHLHKFDSESRFHGGILGKNYGASAMEQCSQNGRYACMLNLELVVDPACRSELSPR is encoded by the exons ATGTCTTATACGAAGGAGCAGCTCCTTACTCGTTTACAg GAGCTTCAAATAGGTTTCTCCCAATACGAGCATCCTGTTGTATTGACAGTGGAAGCTCAG ATAGTCATAGATGCTAAGTTGCTTGTTCTTGCTTATTCATCTCAAAGTACTCAATGTTGGCACCCTGTTATAAGGAGGacaagaaacaaaagataCTATATCGTTTCTGCTTTGGCGGACACAGAGGTAGATTTGAAAG TTCTTTCTCAGAGACTCGGTCTGGGAAAAGGAGGTGTAAGAATGGCTCCAGAAGAGGCGCTCTCAGAGATTCTTCAT GTACCCCTATGTTGTGTTACTCCCTTTGCACTTGTGAATGAATCAGCAAG GCATGTGTCTTTGTTGTTAGATAAAGGATTTAAAAGTCAAGAATGCTGTTTCTTCCATCCGTTGTCAAATGACATGTCAATTG CTCTTAATGCTCATGATCTTGACAAGTTTCTGAATTCAATTGGAAAAACTCCTGCCTATGTTGATCTGGAG GCTACCCCTACTGTAGGGAAAGACCAACCTCCAGATCTAGCTAGTCTTGTCCCATCTGATGCATTGGTCTCAGCTAATCCTCCAGTAGCACAGGAATCTTCTAAAGGTCTGGAGAAAAATCACACCTCTGCAGATAAGCAACCAGTAATTGGTGCAG ATAATATTCAAGAACATGGCATATACAGAAGGCTTCAAAGCGGGCATTCATCATCAGCCAAAGAGAAT ACCCATTTCCACGTGGGCGAAGTGGCCGATATCTGGAGCGGAATGGCCACATGTCTGCCAGCCGCCTCAGCCGCGGGCACCTCCTGTCTTCAACGTGAACTTGGTTGGATTCATCTTCACAAGTTTGATTCGGAGTCTCGATTTCATGGCGGCATACTGGGCAAGAATTATGGAGCCTCAGCCATGGAACAATGCAGTCAGAATGGAAGATATGCTTGCATG CTGAATCTGGAGCTGGTGGTGGACCCGGCCTGTCGTTCTGAGTTATCTCCTCGATGA
- the LOC125224211 gene encoding prolyl-tRNA editing protein ProX-like isoform X2: MSYTKEQLLTRLQELQIGFSQYEHPVVLTVEAQIVIDAKLLVLAYSSQSTQCWHPVIRRTRNKRYYIVSALADTEVDLKVLSQRLGLGKGGVRMAPEEALSEILHVPLCCVTPFALVNESARHVSLLLDKGFKSQECCFFHPLSNDMSIALNAHDLDKFLNSIGKTPAYVDLEATPTVGKDQPPDLASLVPSDALVSANPPVAQESSKGLEKNHTSADKQPVIGAVYYTSMIQLLKQSILSLVQFSPW; this comes from the exons ATGTCTTATACGAAGGAGCAGCTCCTTACTCGTTTACAg GAGCTTCAAATAGGTTTCTCCCAATACGAGCATCCTGTTGTATTGACAGTGGAAGCTCAG ATAGTCATAGATGCTAAGTTGCTTGTTCTTGCTTATTCATCTCAAAGTACTCAATGTTGGCACCCTGTTATAAGGAGGacaagaaacaaaagataCTATATCGTTTCTGCTTTGGCGGACACAGAGGTAGATTTGAAAG TTCTTTCTCAGAGACTCGGTCTGGGAAAAGGAGGTGTAAGAATGGCTCCAGAAGAGGCGCTCTCAGAGATTCTTCAT GTACCCCTATGTTGTGTTACTCCCTTTGCACTTGTGAATGAATCAGCAAG GCATGTGTCTTTGTTGTTAGATAAAGGATTTAAAAGTCAAGAATGCTGTTTCTTCCATCCGTTGTCAAATGACATGTCAATTG CTCTTAATGCTCATGATCTTGACAAGTTTCTGAATTCAATTGGAAAAACTCCTGCCTATGTTGATCTGGAG GCTACCCCTACTGTAGGGAAAGACCAACCTCCAGATCTAGCTAGTCTTGTCCCATCTGATGCATTGGTCTCAGCTAATCCTCCAGTAGCACAGGAATCTTCTAAAGGTCTGGAGAAAAATCACACCTCTGCAGATAAGCAACCAGTAATTGGTGCAG TATATTACACCTCCATGATTCAGCTGCTGAAACAG TCCATTCTTAGTTTAGTTCAGTTCTCACCGTGGTGA
- the LOC125224211 gene encoding prolyl-tRNA editing protein ProX-like isoform X3 yields MSYTKEQLLTRLQELQIGFSQYEHPVVLTVEAQIVIDAKLLVLAYSSQSTQCWHPVIRRTRNKRYYIVSALADTEVDLKVLSQRLGLGKGGVRMAPEEALSEILHVPLCCVTPFALVNESARHVSLLLDKGFKSQECCFFHPLSNDMSIALNAHDLDKFLNSIGKTPAYVDLEATPTVGKDQPPDLASLVPSDALVSANPPVAQESSKGLEKNHTSADKQPVIGAVHS; encoded by the exons ATGTCTTATACGAAGGAGCAGCTCCTTACTCGTTTACAg GAGCTTCAAATAGGTTTCTCCCAATACGAGCATCCTGTTGTATTGACAGTGGAAGCTCAG ATAGTCATAGATGCTAAGTTGCTTGTTCTTGCTTATTCATCTCAAAGTACTCAATGTTGGCACCCTGTTATAAGGAGGacaagaaacaaaagataCTATATCGTTTCTGCTTTGGCGGACACAGAGGTAGATTTGAAAG TTCTTTCTCAGAGACTCGGTCTGGGAAAAGGAGGTGTAAGAATGGCTCCAGAAGAGGCGCTCTCAGAGATTCTTCAT GTACCCCTATGTTGTGTTACTCCCTTTGCACTTGTGAATGAATCAGCAAG GCATGTGTCTTTGTTGTTAGATAAAGGATTTAAAAGTCAAGAATGCTGTTTCTTCCATCCGTTGTCAAATGACATGTCAATTG CTCTTAATGCTCATGATCTTGACAAGTTTCTGAATTCAATTGGAAAAACTCCTGCCTATGTTGATCTGGAG GCTACCCCTACTGTAGGGAAAGACCAACCTCCAGATCTAGCTAGTCTTGTCCCATCTGATGCATTGGTCTCAGCTAATCCTCCAGTAGCACAGGAATCTTCTAAAGGTCTGGAGAAAAATCACACCTCTGCAGATAAGCAACCAGTAATTGGTGCAG TCCATTCTTAG